TGTCCTACAATAGAAGACAACATGTGGTGCTCAATACGACACTGGACCGATGGTAGCCTGAGTGGCTTACTTTCTTCAGCATCATTTCTAACTCATAAATTCAACATTATCTTGACTGATGGCATATACACTAAATGATGTTAAATCAGCGAGAACCATCGTGAATTCCTTATGTCCGCATGGAACCCCCATATGCTTGTATTACATAAACTGCAGACTGATATACCTGGAAATGAAATTAGTAATGGTTGAGCAAGTAGGATAATAACAAATTTGCTTACCCCTGTATTCATAGTTTCATACCAAACGAAACAGACTTAAGATGTCAGTTGTATTTTTACCACCGATGCCACCAAGCTCTTGTCGATAACCATCTCCTGTATATTCAATCTTCTTAAGCGGCCGAGCTACAACACTTGTACAAATTTTATGAATAAAGTCACCACCAAACTATATAAAGAAAAGACACCCTGATTTTACTTATTAAAATTTTGTGGTAATTTATTAAAACATTCAACCACTCAGGAGTAACAAACTATCGATCTAGAGGGGAATGTTTTAACTATTTAACTACTCAAAAAAAAATGTGAACATTTGTGTGCATACTGAATTGTAGTGTACGCTAGCTTGGTTGATTCATATCAGGGAAGCTCCAAATCAATCACAAGCCTCTGAGTAGGTAGAAGAAGGACGCAAGGGATGCAAACCCGCCAGCCGACACAGCTACAGCCTCCCTCCGAAGAAATCGATGCAGAGGAAGAAGGAATCGGCAGCAGATGGTTCGACCCTGACGAAGAAGCAGCCAAGCAGGCACCAAACACGCAGCCGAAGAGATCCGCACCTCCCGCCCACTAAAGAGATCGACGACACCATGCCTTCTCAGAGCAGGAACCAGCGCGCCACTTGCTTTCTCTGAAAGGGAACCAGCATCGGTACTCGCCTCACCCAAATCAGAAGAGGAAAAGAAACCATCGCCACCCCAACAGTTAAAGAAAATGAAGAACGCCACATGCAGAAGATTCACCCCTGGCAGCGACACCACATGGCACACGTCGGAGCCGCCGCCGGAGAGCCAGACGAAGAAGCTCACAAAGACGAAGCTGATATGTGTCACCAGAGCCTCAACATCGGCCTCACATGCATCGGCCTCCACGGGATCCTGCACTGGTGGCGAGGTATTGGTCGTTCTCGCCTCCTTGAGTTGTCACCACCGCTCGCCTCCTTAGCGGCTGTCTGCTGGTGCGCCAGATGCCCGAGTCCCAGGGAAGCCGAGGGCGAACGCCCGAGGCCCTCCCCCGGCGGAACAATACTGATGAATGCGATAAGGGTGAGCCGCTAGACACCTCTCGTCCGCCCCAGCTATACCTCGAACCGACGAAAAACATCAAACCGACTAAGATACGTGTCTGCAGTCCACACACAGCCAATGCATGCAATACAGAAACATGGACTCAACTGCCATCCGAACTTGTTCACACCATGTAAAACATTGACCCACACAGCTTTCAGACCACCGATTCACCAGAAGCCTCACAATCTTGGGAGCATAGTAATTGTACTGATACCCAAGTAACCCAACTCGTCATCCTCGCTTGTGCCGAGCTGGGCGATGCAGCCGCCACCAAGCGGGCCTATCAGTCTGGTTATAGTGGGGAGTAATTTAGACTATTAACATATGCATGGAAAAATATGAAGGAGAACCTGGTACGGGCGCACCCTATATGCAAAAATAAATTAgtattttaaaaaagttcaaaaaattccaaaCCTATTTTGGTATTAAACATGAGCAAGTATTGTAGTCGTATAAAAAGATTAGTCAGAGTATGACTTTCGTCGCATCCTGGGTCGAAGATTCGGCAAAAAAGCTATATACAAGTACTATACGCGCTATATTGTCGTCATAAACTTGTCTTTTTTGCCGTAAAGTCAATATGAATCATTTCTTGTCCAAACTTTTTATATGAGTACAATACCAGATCATGTTTGATTCCAAAAaagatttggaattttttgaagtttttttggATTACTAAATTTTTTTCCGCATATAGGGTGCGCGGGTACCCGAGAGCACCAAGTTCGCGTCTCATATGCATGCTACTAGTCTATGTTACCAcattcatagtggggagtaacatgtaTATGGTATCATGCAAGCCATCATTTATTAAGATGTAGACTCATTTTGGcttgggatgtgttatgttacagtaacatgtTATGTTActacatattatgttactccaaccatctctctcctcattaaatacatTGCCATGTAAGCAAACTTTTCTTGGGATGTGCTATGTTACttgctatgttactcccactatgaggcTAGTCATAGtgtgagtaacttagctagtaacataacacACTTTAAGAAAAttctgcttatgtggcaagtaattaatgagatgtggtaacataatatgttaatGTAACATAACGCttttcaagacaagatgagtctacgagctaataaatgaagccatctatgttACCACTATTATGTTACTTTCCATTatgaagatagtaacttagactagtgtcatgcatatgacactagtctaagttactccccattatGACCAGCCTGACCAGCCTCACCTCATCCAGTACGACCTCGCTAGCGTCCCGCTCGGCTCAGCTCCCGCGTCACCGTGCCGCGGCCTTCCCGCGCTTCCTGGGGCCGACCTCCTCCGCTAAATTACCCTAACCCAGCGTCTCTCCCACCATGTCCCTGCCTACCGCGCTCAACCACCGCTCCGCGGCCTTCCTGCCCTTCCCGAGGCGGAGGAGATTTGGGCGTCAGTTGGAGAAGATCGAGGCCGTGGTGTACTGCGGGGCAGGCTCGCCATTATCCCCTAAAGCACTGGACAGTTATTGCATGCTGATTTTTCTCTCGTTTTCTCTCTTAGCACGATCCGCATGCATGatggcagagttttcgtccgcctCATTAAATTGCTAAACGTGCTTTCGATGATAGTTAGTTGTTATCTGGACCATTTGAATGAATGAATAGGACTAATCATGAGGCTCTAATTGCTCTGTGTTGTTGTGTGTACATTAGACGGGGTGTGATTAGGAAAGataatgtttgcttgtttaatagtacccctgttcaagaattcgtccGATTAACTAGTTCACTTGCCGATTAACCCCTACTCCTAGGGTCatcgagtagccgataaaccaataaatcgtccgattaattgattgaatggtcgattaacttgccgattagcctattaatcccctactagcaagccaaccgagcagctaccagttaacgatttcctcaacaatgaatAGTACTATAGATTTGTACGTAGTACGTAAATTATAATTACAGTAATAAAAATAACATTTAAATATTCATGTGGTATAAATATGTTACAAACAAATGAAATAACCTACATTTAAAATTGTTCATGTATTTTGTTAACAATATTCACATAGTTGAAATTGAACCTCAACAAGCACATAACCAAGGGACAGTAAGATCAGAATAATGAACTAGACTGTATATCTCATGAATAATGAATAGAGAAGTTGTGCACTTCAAACAACGGACAAGAGGTGCACTTGATCAGCAAAGCAGCTAGCACACCATTCccatttttatttatgtttaccattAATCTCCTCCCCATAGCCTTCGCAAAAAGGAAAATCCTCACCATCACACACACGGCCTAATCAAGGTTCTTATTTCAAAAGCACAACATACATGCATGAATGAATTAATAAGTAATGGTGCCTCTCCTTACCGCCTTCAGCGGGGGTGGGGTTTCGCACTTGACATTGCGATTAAGCAATTGGTTCCACGTAGAGCAACGTGATCATCTCCTTGATCTCGTGCGAGGAAGTGAAGGCGTCGCCGCGCTTGTACATGTTATTCACCGTCCTCGCGAAGTTGACGACCGTCCGCGGCACGGCCAGCGGCTGCTGCCGCTCGGTCGGCGCGACGCAGTGTCGCACCATGTCTTTCCACGAGTCCTCGACGAGGTCTTTGATCTTCTCGCGGGCGTCCTGCACCATCACGCCGTGCTCTTCCATGTAGCACTGGATCGTAGAGGCGTAGTGGTCCCCGGTTTGCTCACGCTGCAGCAAGACTCAAAGTTAGCTGGATGATCAATAGGCAACCAAGAAGAAGAAATGCATATACAATTACATGATATTAAATGTGTCAAGAATTAAAGATAGACAATGACCTGGCTTGATACGATGTCATTGGAGAACCGTACAAACATATCAAAGGTCTTGAAAAGTTGCGGATAGTTCAGAATCCACTCGAACGTGTCTGTTGTTGCTATGCCGCCTACTCCAGCAAATAATGAAGCAGACGCAAGTGTGAAGCCTCCACTGCTCCTCGCTGAAACCCCAAGATGTTCTTCCAGTGTTTTTGGCACATAATTTCCATCACGCCATTTTAGCTCCTCCGTGTACGCTTGAACTAATCGCATCAACTGCAAGGTAGGTTGAGTTGAATAcgaacgcttgtgaatttaaaagcCCCATTTTAGAATCTAGCTAGCTGGGTGTGCTGCTATAATCCCTTGTCTTAGAACACAATTGTAAAATTTATGAGCTCTAAGAAATTTTAGCAGAATACTTGCCGCTTCTTTTAGATAGTGCACATGGTGGCTCTTCCCAAGTCCTAGTTCATTCTCAAATGAATGAAATGTCTTCAATAAATATAAGTAGAACCCCTTGATGTATGATGGAAGCAGTTCCGTTGCACTTTCATCCCACCTGCATTGTATAATATATAATATATTTATTAGAATCACTAGCACCAACTTAATCATACTTTGCTAGACATTACAGCTGACTTTTCAAAAGCACTTACTCATCACAATTATTTCTGCGGTTGTAGCACCATTTTAGAAATTATGTTATTATAAATTAATTGGTTGTTACACAAATTTTAATGGAGTTATTAAATATTTTCATGACTAATTAGTAAACATTTCACAATGTGGCATGACAACCATGGATCTTATTGCTTATGACAAAAGCATTTCACATGGTAGTGAAATCTGTCTACAAATACGAGCCGTATCCTCGGATCTTGTTGGCCATCTGCTCGCTCGCGTCGCTCCAGGGGGCGGCACGGGCGATCCAGatctcagccgccgccgcctcgctccctCCACCTCCGTCCCCCACCGGGCTAAGCCTGCgtggctgacggcggcggcgggccttcATCTCCCCGCGTGGCGGGTGGCGGCGAGGGCCTTTCTTCCCCATGTGACGGGATCTCCGGCTGCTGTAGATCGGCGGCCTTGGACGTCGAGGTGCATGCGGAGGAGAGGgacgccggggcggcggcctcAGTCTTCTTCGGCGACCTTGGCGGCTGTTGTGGCCGCGAGGGCGGCACGACGGCCTGCTGTTGGGAGCCGGTGGGCGACGGCGTGGGGGCCGTCGTTCTGCCTAATAAAGGCGGCGGTCCTAGGGTTCCTCTCACGCCAAGACGAAGATCTGCTTGATGCTTGTCCTCCTTGATTTGGCCGGAGTGTCAAGTTCCGGAAGGCTCCGCCAGTGAACTCCCACGGGCGCCTCATGCCTGAAGATTGCTGGATCATATGGGATTCGGTCGTGCGCACCCATGTTTTTTCCAACCATTTGGTTTCTGGAGGGAGCGGCGCGAAGCTCTGCTACTTGTTGCCATCATGGGACGTCTTTTTCATTCCATGTTGAAGTCAGAGGCAGAGAATGTCATGGAAGCTGTGATCTGAGGACTAGTAAAGGTGGTTCGAGTCTTTGCAGTGATGAGGAATTTGCTTGGTGTTTCGGGATTCATACCAACTACATGCTAATGGGGGCAACAACACAGGAGAAGTTCAAGGTTTTACCTTTCAGGGTGAAAATCCAAGGTCTAGCCTTAATTGGTTGTGCCTAGAAATGGCCTTTTTGAAACCTATAATCTATGATCGGGCGACAACGGCGCTTGTGCatttttccttcttggaggcgtcgctTTTGGAGAATTTAGACTTCAGGTGTTGTCTTAGTGGTGTTTGTACTGCTGCTTCAAGGACTAGATCACTGTAGGGGGACTTTTCCTTTTTagcttcttcttatttattttttggctgtgtgcatccggAGTGCCAGTAGGGTACTGTGTTgttgcagaggctgggtgtaattgatatcttcgcgatattaatatattccttttgtcGAAAAAAATACGAGCAGTGATTATTCCATTAATATCTACTAGCTAGCTGAATACCTTATAGTTAATTACGATTGATATATAGTTATTTGTAAAAAAAATACATGTGTGTCTCAAATATTGTTATATTTGGTATCCCAAATGATGTATACCAACTTATAGATTCGAGTTTACGAAAAATTGATAATTACTCGATTTGTAATTGTAGCTTACATCTTGGTCCACCGAAATCCATCTTCTATTATATcaaagaaatttaattatgatgcATGTGCATGTCCTTAAAATGTTTATtgatgccaaaaacaaggaaaatttGTACAGTAATGATAACTTTTAAGCAAGTTAAAACTAACTAGTGCTACTTAAGGGACCGTGACCTGTTGATTGCTTCGGCAAGTTGCATGCTCTCTTCGGTGGTACCATATGTGTCAAAGATATCATCTAGTACGGTCATAAATGCTGTCATCTTTGTAAGTATAATCCGTGAGTTATGATATTGAGGTTCATAACATGCTCCATTCATCCAAAAATACATTTCCACTATTCTATCTCTAGAAAATTCTAACTTTGATTCTTCATGGAGCTCCTTCCACCAACTGCAATGGCACACACATAATAAATTTTCAGCTAATACTTTGTGAGAATCAGATGAAAACAAGGAACACTAGGTCCGTGACGACTTGAACCCAGGTGGCTGGGTTGTACATCTAGTTTCCTAATCAATTGAGCTCGGATCACTTCTTTGCAGCCCTAATGAACCTTTTATTTGCAAGGAAAAGAGAGCAAAATATGATTAACTTACAGTGTGATGTTGTTTAGCTCCTCACAATAAAGaagttgcagaagattgaaattcaATTTTGCGAACTCCAATATGGCTTCATTTTTTGTagcaccattatcataaatatggATGTAGCTTCTCATTTCTACTATGCGAGCCCTTCGGAAAAGTGGTGCTTCAAGGGCTAGAGATATTTCATTTGCTAGTGGTGATGATTGTTGTAATACACCTTCTAGGTGTCTTGTTGTGAATATTATGGCCTCATCGAGCACCTGCTCTCCATGTGTCCTAAGGTATGCTGCATTATATAAGCTCAGAATACTTCTTGTATTGTCGAGCATAAAATTCCCTTCATCGTCTTTGAAACGAAGGAATGCATCTGCATGTGGAGTTGGTCTAGAGGTTAATACATATCAAGTATTTCTAATATATATGTTCCATATATACATAGTGGATTACAATTTCCATCATATTCATATATTGCCGCAATACTTGGGTTATATAGTGATATCTACCATGTAAGTTTTATGCACATTTCTGGGGTCCTAGTTTATATGCAGTACTAGTGTTTGTCCACTAGACACTCTATCTAGATTTATGTTTTACAGATGATTTTTATTTTTAGCTTCCAAGCAACTATAGATAACACAGTTACGGGTTTTTAGGTCTTTATTACACATCTACATCTCAGATTTGCACCATATTAACTATTTATAATCTATAAATTAACTAATTTTACTACATTTGTTCTCAGAATCAATAGTGGCATCTGAATGTTCTGATTATTCAAAAAAAGGTGCTTTGATTATCACTGGGTAAGCATATATCGGCTATGCAAGTGAAGGATTAGTCGAGCAACAAAATAAGAGACAAAATTTGAATGATTGTTACACCTGAAGGAGTCATACCAATTGCATATATGCACTAAAATTGCAAGCAATTTGGCCTTACCAGCTGATACATCATATCCATTCGTCCGCAGAAGATAAAATCGGAGTGAAACTAAATGTAGATCTTCCTCATTGTAATCAGACTTGTAGGCACGGTGGAGCAGCTCGTTGATCTCGTTCTCATAGTAGATGTCCAGCCCGAGCCGTTGTAATGTCATTATAAGATCCAATAATTTTGGTAATTCATGTGTTTTATTTACCATCTTCCTAACTTCTTCTCTCAGCACTTCAGCCTTTCCTTCCATGCATGCACGCTGCAATTTAAGGGTTAATGTTTATGATTAGTGGATCAGTAGACCGATTGGTGGATCGAACATGCCAATTATACCGACATGCATGTGATGAGATTATGGATGGATGGATATCATATTTATTTGGCAAATCCTATAAACCTAAGAGAGTGACCCCATTACTTATAATTATCTCAATATGCATGCTATCACATCATCAAAATTATTGTAGATGTTAGATTTACTAGCTAGAGCCACTATTTTCCATTTGATCTAAGCATGTTAATCCTGAACATGCATTAGTGGATTTTAAATTGGTTGTAGATCACATTAGATTTAACCATGACATAATCCACTACCTATTTTTCCTAGCCATACAACCACACCACCTCAGTAGGCCATGCCTGCAAGTTCTATGTTATATTTTTGTATATCCATACAACGCTGCCATGCTACATTATTTTTTCATACTACTTTTGTCCTCTCATGGGAACGGTCTATGCATGTGTTGGACTCTTGGAGCATACGTATATAGTtaattttttgtttatttttatttataaatggCACTCTTTTAACTGCGATCTATTTTTTCTCTTTTATAAATGCTTTTGTTATATGCTTCATGTGTTTTAATGTTTTTAAAGATATTCTTAATTTTCATTAGTTATAGTTCTTTATGTAGCACCTAATAATGCATCTCTTTTATCAAGATTACCACACCAATGTGCGGGATATCATCTAGTTATATATGTTTCTTGATCTTACTTAATAAAAGATATAGTTTAAGCAGGCATGGGCATATACTGAGTAATTGGTAAAATGCGAAAGGATCACTGGATACTTTGCCAGAGTGTATTTCTGTGTTGTTAT
Above is a window of Triticum aestivum cultivar Chinese Spring chromosome 6B, IWGSC CS RefSeq v2.1, whole genome shotgun sequence DNA encoding:
- the LOC123134095 gene encoding zingiberene synthase-like, translating into MAPETPARSNTERARKAPVPPPTFHPSLWGGFFLTYQPPTAPQRACMEGKAEVLREEVRKMVNKTHELPKLLDLIMTLQRLGLDIYYENEINELLHRAYKSDYNEEDLHLVSLRFYLLRTNGYDVSADAFLRFKDDEGNFMLDNTRSILSLYNAAYLRTHGEQVLDEAIIFTTRHLEGVLQQSSPLANEISLALEAPLFRRARIVEMRSYIHIYDNGATKNEAILEFAKLNFNLLQLLYCEELNNITLWWKELHEESKLEFSRDRIVEMYFWMNGACYEPQYHNSRIILTKMTAFMTVLDDIFDTYGTTEESMQLAEAINRNNCDEWDESATELLPSYIKGFYLYLLKTFHSFENELGLGKSHHVHYLKEALMRLVQAYTEELKWRDGNYVPKTLEEHLGVSARSSGGFTLASASLFAGVGGIATTDTFEWILNYPQLFKTFDMFVRFSNDIVSSQREQTGDHYASTIQCYMEEHGVMVQDAREKIKDLVEDSWKDMVRHCVAPTERQQPLAVPRTVVNFARTVNNMYKRGDAFTSSHEIKEMITLLYVEPIA